One stretch of Desulfocurvus vexinensis DSM 17965 DNA includes these proteins:
- a CDS encoding UvrD-helicase domain-containing protein, translating to MKKDKNIQELVDEFVHGLNFWDKHEKYYLEELIPGFVADISIGTPHERELLQKIKNELTDNEWNSLPELVLLRLSDEWQETEKEARDKELKAREKAAKEKKVKEERRIKEQKEKEARLKQEQEEMERAERERSEEEARKIIKAKKMKWLRQFSHLLQDDYISAISFLAEKDSNVVSDDEANKIIVHFVQQWVKKETGVKLDSQQSLAVGQAGCDVQVVARAGSGKTLTVVSRALFLQKHCKIPPNEILLVAFNKKAANEIETRMKSHLGELIPHIMTFHALAYSIVHPEENLLFDGPGNQGEGLSRVFQDVIDDCLRDEQFLQRIRSTMLSHFKGDWERIVRGGYELSGEQFKIYRQSLQRLTLNNEEVKSYGEKLIADYLFEHDVQYKYERNHWWGGINYRPDFTVFSTEDSGLIIEYFGMKGDPDYDEQIRQKRQYWASKDGWTLVEVYPKDIKEADYSDIESILNPCLLKIGYKCERLPEDTIWQRVKKRAVDSFTRTMRAFIGRCRKGDISPDELHIKCNSFSFKTTVEKNFVYLAIPIYRAYLERLESTGEEDFDGLLLRAAAMIKDNQTAFERKQSAGNLKDLKYIFIDEYQDFSELFLNLIRAIKTVNTSVECFCVGDDWQAINSFAGSDLRFYREFREFFPNGKTIDISSNYRSCEVVVELGNRLMKGFGKPALCASSEKGTALFCDLSLFSPNPIEESRHPGDVVTPALLRIINSHIESSEISILSRTNFIPWCVHGNKQYGRPNEVNSYVGVLRSFFPDQLKGNINTSTVHKYKGLESDVTIIVDANLRRFPLVHRDWFFSRILGESIDGILEEERRLFYVALTRAKSHVYIFSESQKYSPFFGFFKGYSDFRSINWSRFEHLPVHGETSYIVSVYNGTGSSYPTRMISDMLRAYGYNFKYDKNNSHWVKILQEVEYSVENITNEPWTRTANDVELLVHNDRNDLVCHYYIRDGKFINRLE from the coding sequence GTGAAGAAAGATAAAAATATCCAGGAACTTGTTGACGAGTTCGTACACGGGCTCAACTTTTGGGACAAGCACGAAAAGTACTACCTGGAAGAGTTGATTCCTGGCTTTGTTGCCGACATTTCAATCGGGACTCCCCATGAACGAGAATTACTTCAAAAAATTAAAAATGAACTGACAGATAACGAATGGAATAGTCTCCCCGAGTTAGTTCTTCTCAGGCTCTCTGATGAATGGCAGGAGACTGAGAAAGAAGCGAGGGATAAAGAGCTAAAAGCACGAGAAAAGGCAGCAAAGGAAAAAAAGGTAAAAGAAGAACGTCGTATAAAGGAGCAGAAAGAGAAAGAGGCTCGTTTAAAGCAAGAACAAGAAGAAATGGAGCGTGCAGAACGGGAAAGGAGCGAAGAAGAAGCCAGAAAAATCATTAAAGCAAAAAAGATGAAATGGCTCAGGCAGTTTAGCCATCTTCTCCAAGACGACTATATTTCCGCAATTTCTTTTCTGGCGGAAAAGGACAGTAATGTTGTCTCTGACGATGAGGCCAATAAGATCATCGTACATTTTGTGCAGCAATGGGTAAAAAAAGAAACTGGTGTAAAGCTCGATAGTCAACAATCTTTAGCCGTTGGGCAGGCTGGTTGCGACGTCCAAGTTGTGGCGAGAGCTGGAAGTGGAAAAACACTTACTGTTGTAAGCAGGGCATTATTCCTTCAGAAGCACTGCAAGATACCTCCAAATGAAATATTACTAGTTGCGTTTAATAAGAAGGCAGCAAATGAAATTGAGACAAGGATGAAGTCTCATCTTGGAGAGTTAATCCCACATATCATGACATTTCACGCTCTTGCTTACTCAATAGTTCACCCTGAAGAAAATCTCCTCTTTGACGGTCCTGGAAATCAAGGCGAAGGCCTTAGCCGGGTATTTCAAGATGTGATTGACGATTGCCTTCGTGATGAACAATTTCTGCAACGAATTAGAAGCACCATGCTATCCCATTTTAAGGGTGATTGGGAGAGGATTGTCAGAGGTGGTTATGAGCTAAGTGGCGAACAATTTAAGATTTACAGACAATCACTACAAAGGCTGACGCTCAACAATGAGGAGGTAAAGTCATACGGTGAGAAGCTAATCGCCGACTATCTCTTTGAGCACGATGTTCAGTACAAATACGAACGGAATCACTGGTGGGGTGGAATTAATTATCGCCCTGATTTCACTGTTTTCAGCACAGAGGACTCAGGATTGATCATCGAATACTTTGGGATGAAGGGCGATCCTGACTATGATGAACAGATAAGACAAAAGCGCCAATACTGGGCATCCAAAGACGGTTGGACCCTGGTAGAAGTTTACCCAAAAGACATCAAGGAGGCAGATTACAGCGATATTGAATCCATACTAAATCCATGCTTACTTAAAATTGGATATAAATGCGAAAGACTACCTGAAGATACGATTTGGCAAAGGGTTAAGAAACGTGCTGTTGACAGTTTTACCAGAACAATGCGTGCATTCATCGGTCGGTGTAGAAAGGGCGACATCTCGCCGGATGAACTACACATTAAGTGCAATTCTTTTTCATTTAAGACCACCGTTGAGAAGAATTTTGTTTATCTTGCTATCCCAATCTATCGTGCCTACCTAGAACGACTCGAAAGCACTGGAGAGGAAGATTTTGATGGCCTTCTGCTTCGTGCTGCGGCGATGATAAAGGACAACCAGACAGCGTTTGAGCGTAAGCAATCAGCAGGCAACCTCAAAGACCTGAAGTATATTTTTATCGACGAGTACCAAGACTTTTCGGAGCTTTTTCTTAATCTTATCCGCGCTATCAAAACAGTAAACACTTCGGTAGAGTGTTTCTGTGTCGGAGATGATTGGCAGGCCATTAACTCTTTCGCCGGTTCAGACCTACGATTTTATAGGGAATTTAGAGAGTTCTTCCCGAATGGGAAAACCATCGACATTTCTTCAAACTACAGGTCTTGCGAGGTTGTCGTAGAGCTTGGAAACAGGCTGATGAAAGGGTTTGGAAAGCCTGCCCTATGTGCAAGTAGCGAAAAAGGCACAGCGTTATTTTGTGACCTAAGCCTCTTTTCTCCCAATCCAATTGAAGAGTCTAGACATCCTGGTGATGTTGTCACTCCTGCCTTGCTGAGGATCATCAATAGTCATATTGAAAGCAGTGAAATATCGATTTTGTCCCGCACGAATTTCATCCCTTGGTGCGTACACGGGAACAAGCAGTACGGAAGACCCAATGAGGTTAATTCATATGTTGGGGTGTTACGTAGCTTTTTTCCTGATCAATTGAAAGGGAATATAAACACGTCAACCGTACATAAATATAAGGGGCTTGAGAGCGACGTCACAATTATTGTCGATGCAAACCTGCGCAGATTTCCACTTGTGCATCGAGACTGGTTTTTTTCTAGAATACTCGGTGAAAGTATTGATGGAATACTAGAGGAAGAAAGACGACTGTTCTATGTTGCTTTAACAAGAGCAAAAAGTCATGTATATATTTTCTCTGAATCCCAAAAGTATTCACCATTTTTCGGTTTCTTTAAAGGGTATTCAGACTTTCGCAGCATAAATTGGTCTAGGTTTGAGCACCTTCCTGTCCACGGTGAAACAAGCTACATTGTCTCTGTGTACAATGGAACTGGCTCATCGTATCCAACCAGAATGATAAGTGATATGCTTCGCGCATATGGTTACAACTTTAAATATGACAAAAATAATTCTCACTGGGTCAAAATTTTGCAGGAAGTAGAGTATTCAGTTGAAAATATAACTAATGAACCTTGGACTAGAACAGCAAATGACGTTGAACTGCTTGTACATAACGATAGAAATGATTTGGTTTGCCACTACTACATACGGGATGGTAAGTTTATCAATCGTCTCGAGTGA
- a CDS encoding cysteine hydrolase family protein, giving the protein MSERMKRAGTAPGAQGEERGAAKGAERGAGRDAERSEAQDAAQPKGQDEGQAGAQAVALLIIDMQEDFALPTGPLFVPGAPATVPALARLLALGRARGWAVFHVLREHAPDGSDAEITRRGLFTGGGGFCLPGTPGARIVEPLRPLPGETCVVKKRFSAFFGTDLHARLTALGVGTVVLGGTQYPNCIRATATDALARDYRVIVVTDCCSAATQAVAEANVADLRAMGLTCVPLAELPAALEG; this is encoded by the coding sequence ATGAGCGAACGCATGAAGAGAGCAGGAACCGCGCCCGGGGCGCAGGGCGAGGAACGGGGCGCGGCGAAGGGCGCGGAGCGAGGCGCGGGGAGGGATGCGGAACGAAGTGAGGCGCAGGACGCGGCCCAGCCCAAGGGCCAGGACGAGGGGCAAGCCGGGGCGCAGGCCGTGGCCCTGCTGATCATCGACATGCAGGAGGACTTCGCGCTGCCCACGGGGCCGCTCTTCGTGCCCGGAGCCCCGGCCACGGTGCCCGCCCTGGCCCGGCTGCTGGCCCTGGGGCGCGCCCGGGGCTGGGCCGTCTTCCATGTGCTGCGCGAGCACGCGCCGGACGGCAGCGACGCCGAGATCACCCGGCGCGGGCTGTTCACGGGCGGCGGGGGCTTCTGCCTGCCGGGCACGCCCGGGGCGCGCATCGTCGAGCCCCTGCGCCCCCTGCCCGGCGAGACTTGCGTGGTCAAGAAGCGCTTCAGCGCCTTCTTCGGCACGGACCTGCACGCCCGCCTGACGGCCCTGGGCGTGGGCACGGTGGTCCTGGGCGGCACGCAGTACCCCAACTGCATCCGCGCCACGGCCACCGACGCCCTGGCCCGGGACTACCGCGTCATCGTGGTCACCGACTGCTGCTCGGCAGCCACCCAGGCCGTGGCCGAGGCCAACGTGGCCGACCTGCGCGCCATGGGCCTGACCTGCGTGCCCCTGGCCGAGCTGCCCGCCGCGCTGGAGGGGTAG
- a CDS encoding efflux RND transporter permease subunit: MMNPAAFALRNRVTTTLLLCFLAVAGILAYQGLGKLEYPSFTIKTALVTTLYPGASPLEVEQQVTDALEEAVQAMEQIKEIRSSSQAGVSYIYVDILDAIPSGELPQVWDELRRRIGDAQADLPPGAGPSMINDDFGDVYGVFFALTGEGYSPAQLKAYAQVLKKELLLCRDVARIEFWGLQQEVVYLEMHRARMAQLGIPPGQLYAALQGRNAVAASGRAEVDGHWLRIAPDGAVASEQDIGDLLIGGASGMVRLRDVADVHRGYQEPPASVMLQDGHPAIGIGISTLDGGNVVAMGEAIRQRLAELEPQRPAGMELHPIFYQSEVVTEAVDAFLVNLAEAVVIVVVLLMLFMGWQSGLLIGAVLLLTILGTLAGMAVLNIDLHKVSLGALILALGMLVDNAIVVADGILVRVQRGMDREQAAKDVVAATQLPLLGATAVAVLAFTAIGFSPGNVGEFCRSLFQVMALSLGLSWVLAVTATPLFCVWFLKVPGTGAEGDPYAKPFFRLYRRFLEGALRLRIPAMGLVLALLGAAFAGMGLVPQSFFPDSTQRLFMVNYWKPQGTHIDNTLADLEAIQQAVGAMEGVQGVTALAGQGALRFMLTYNVEKPNTAFGQLLVRVDDYHRIDGLIRRIEEHIATHHPDAEPYSMKVATGPAVDMKVEARFRGPDFDVLRDLARQAEAAMRAAPSARDVRTDWRQEVRVVRPRFAEAQARRAAVTRQELAQALQWNFNGQTVDVYREGDELLPIIARAPASERAAIDALGDVQVFSAASARFVPIGQVAQGTDLAWEQALIERTNRQRVVTVRCNPARGLAEPLRQELRPALEAIALPPGYTLTWVGEYEESAEAQAGIYAIFPWCLAGMFLITVALFNSLRRAAIIFLVLPLALVGVAGALLATGLSFGFMSILGFLGLSGMLIKNAIVLIDEVEANRQAGAPCLRAVLDAGVSRLRPVVMAAGTTILGMIPLLTDPLFAAMAATIMGGLFAATFLTLILVPVLYTLFFRTCPYEEQGPGEATP, from the coding sequence ATGATGAACCCCGCCGCCTTCGCCCTGCGCAACCGGGTCACCACCACCCTGCTGCTGTGCTTCCTGGCCGTGGCCGGAATCCTTGCCTACCAGGGTCTGGGCAAGCTCGAATACCCGTCCTTCACCATCAAGACCGCCCTGGTGACCACCCTCTACCCCGGCGCCAGCCCGCTGGAGGTGGAGCAGCAGGTCACCGACGCTCTGGAGGAGGCCGTCCAGGCCATGGAGCAGATCAAGGAGATCCGCTCCAGCTCCCAGGCCGGGGTGTCCTACATCTATGTGGACATCCTGGACGCCATCCCCTCCGGGGAGTTGCCCCAGGTCTGGGACGAACTGCGCCGCCGGATCGGCGACGCCCAGGCCGACCTGCCCCCCGGGGCCGGGCCGTCCATGATCAACGACGACTTCGGCGACGTATACGGGGTGTTCTTCGCCCTTACCGGCGAGGGCTACTCCCCGGCCCAGCTCAAGGCCTACGCCCAGGTCCTGAAGAAGGAACTGCTGCTGTGCCGCGACGTGGCGCGCATCGAGTTCTGGGGCCTGCAACAGGAGGTCGTGTACCTGGAGATGCACCGCGCGCGCATGGCGCAGCTGGGCATCCCCCCCGGGCAGCTCTACGCCGCCCTGCAGGGCCGCAACGCCGTGGCCGCCAGCGGCCGCGCCGAGGTGGACGGCCACTGGCTGCGCATCGCCCCGGACGGTGCCGTGGCCTCCGAGCAGGACATCGGCGACCTGCTCATCGGCGGGGCCTCGGGCATGGTCCGGCTGCGCGATGTGGCCGACGTCCACCGGGGCTACCAGGAGCCGCCCGCCAGCGTCATGCTCCAGGACGGGCACCCGGCCATCGGTATCGGCATCTCCACCCTGGACGGCGGCAACGTGGTGGCCATGGGCGAGGCCATCCGCCAGCGCCTGGCCGAGCTGGAGCCCCAGCGGCCCGCAGGCATGGAGCTGCACCCCATCTTCTACCAGAGCGAGGTGGTCACCGAGGCGGTGGACGCGTTCCTGGTCAACCTCGCCGAGGCCGTGGTCATCGTGGTCGTGCTGCTCATGCTCTTCATGGGCTGGCAGAGCGGCCTGCTCATCGGCGCCGTGCTGCTGCTGACCATCCTGGGCACCCTGGCGGGCATGGCCGTCCTTAACATCGACCTGCACAAGGTCTCGCTGGGGGCGCTGATCCTGGCCCTGGGCATGCTGGTGGACAACGCCATCGTGGTGGCCGACGGCATCCTGGTGCGCGTGCAGCGCGGCATGGACCGCGAGCAGGCCGCCAAAGACGTGGTGGCCGCCACGCAGCTGCCGCTGCTGGGCGCCACGGCGGTGGCCGTGCTGGCCTTCACGGCCATCGGCTTCTCGCCGGGCAACGTGGGCGAGTTCTGCCGCAGCCTGTTCCAGGTCATGGCCCTGTCCCTGGGCCTGAGCTGGGTGCTGGCGGTGACGGCCACGCCGCTGTTCTGCGTCTGGTTCCTCAAGGTGCCCGGGACTGGGGCGGAGGGCGACCCCTACGCCAAACCGTTCTTCCGGCTCTACAGGCGCTTCCTGGAAGGCGCCCTGCGCCTGCGCATTCCGGCCATGGGCCTGGTCCTGGCGCTGCTGGGCGCGGCTTTCGCGGGCATGGGGCTGGTGCCCCAGTCCTTCTTCCCCGACTCCACCCAGCGCCTGTTCATGGTCAACTACTGGAAGCCCCAGGGCACGCATATCGACAACACCCTGGCCGACCTGGAGGCCATCCAGCAGGCCGTGGGCGCCATGGAGGGCGTGCAGGGCGTGACGGCCCTGGCGGGCCAGGGGGCCCTGCGCTTCATGCTCACCTACAACGTGGAGAAGCCCAACACCGCCTTCGGCCAGCTTCTGGTGCGCGTGGACGACTACCACCGCATCGACGGCCTGATCCGGCGCATCGAGGAGCACATCGCTACCCACCACCCCGACGCCGAGCCCTACAGCATGAAAGTGGCCACCGGCCCTGCGGTGGACATGAAGGTGGAGGCCAGGTTCCGCGGGCCGGACTTCGACGTGCTGCGCGACCTGGCCCGCCAGGCCGAGGCGGCGATGCGCGCCGCGCCAAGCGCCCGCGACGTACGCACCGACTGGCGCCAGGAGGTGCGCGTGGTCCGGCCCCGCTTCGCCGAGGCCCAGGCCCGCCGCGCCGCCGTGACGCGCCAGGAGCTGGCCCAGGCCCTGCAATGGAACTTCAACGGCCAGACCGTGGACGTCTACCGCGAGGGCGACGAGCTGCTGCCGATCATCGCCCGGGCCCCGGCCAGCGAGCGCGCGGCCATCGACGCCCTGGGCGACGTCCAGGTCTTCAGCGCGGCCAGCGCCCGCTTCGTGCCCATCGGCCAGGTGGCCCAGGGCACGGACCTGGCCTGGGAGCAGGCGCTCATCGAGCGCACGAACCGCCAGCGCGTCGTCACCGTGCGCTGCAACCCCGCCCGGGGCCTGGCCGAGCCCCTGCGCCAGGAGCTGCGCCCGGCCCTGGAGGCCATCGCCCTGCCCCCGGGCTACACCCTGACCTGGGTCGGGGAATACGAGGAATCCGCCGAGGCCCAGGCGGGCATCTACGCCATCTTCCCCTGGTGCCTGGCGGGCATGTTCCTCATCACCGTGGCCCTGTTCAACTCCCTGCGCCGCGCGGCCATCATCTTCCTGGTGCTGCCCCTGGCCCTGGTGGGCGTGGCGGGGGCGCTGCTGGCCACGGGGCTGTCCTTCGGGTTCATGTCCATTCTGGGCTTCCTGGGCCTGTCGGGCATGCTCATCAAGAACGCCATCGTGCTCATCGACGAGGTGGAGGCCAACCGCCAGGCCGGGGCGCCCTGCCTGCGGGCAGTGCTCGACGCCGGGGTCTCGCGCCTGCGCCCGGTGGTCATGGCCGCCGGGACGACCATCCTGGGCATGATCCCGCTGCTCACCGACCCGCTGTTCGCCGCCATGGCCGCGACCATCATGGGCGGCCTGTTCGCGGCCACGTTCCTGACCCTGATCCTGGTGCCCGTGCTCTACACCCTGTTCTTCCGCACCTGCCCCTACGAGGAGCAGGGCCCCGGGGAGGCCACGCCATGA
- a CDS encoding efflux RND transporter periplasmic adaptor subunit, with protein sequence MRSTTTLLLTVWALAAGLLAGCSGQPEEQAAAQPRAVSLARAERLGDGPGRGYPGAVRAARQAELALRVGGPLVAVHVAPGDTVRKGQPLLRIDPRDFEDAIRTLEAQLAGARAAQRNAGLNLGRTGPLLASGAVAQADYDNAQSAHDTARAQAQALEAQLAAARHALDDTVLRAPFDGLVTARHVENHEMVAAGQLALALRDIAELEIDTDVPETDMARMAPGRTPGASGAPAAQVEFLARPGQHHPARLKEWSAEPDPATRAYRVTFALPAPQGLAILPGMTCQVLLPTGPSAPGALSVPASALGAAGPKAGRSAVWVFDPQTATATRREVRTGQLVQGSRVEVLDGLAEGEPVVAAGVDFITEGMALRPLGDAGAEQAQ encoded by the coding sequence ATGAGAAGCACCACAACCCTGCTGCTGACCGTATGGGCCCTGGCTGCCGGGCTTCTGGCGGGCTGCTCCGGGCAGCCCGAGGAACAGGCCGCCGCCCAGCCCCGGGCGGTTTCCCTGGCCCGGGCCGAGCGCCTGGGCGACGGGCCCGGGCGCGGCTACCCCGGCGCCGTGCGCGCCGCGCGCCAGGCCGAGCTGGCCCTGCGCGTGGGCGGGCCGCTGGTGGCCGTGCATGTCGCCCCCGGCGACACGGTGCGCAAGGGCCAGCCCCTGCTGCGCATCGACCCGCGCGATTTCGAGGACGCCATCCGCACCCTGGAAGCGCAGCTGGCCGGGGCCCGCGCGGCCCAGCGCAACGCCGGGCTGAACCTGGGGCGCACCGGCCCGCTGCTCGCAAGCGGCGCCGTGGCCCAGGCCGACTACGACAACGCCCAAAGCGCCCACGACACGGCCCGGGCCCAGGCCCAGGCCCTGGAAGCCCAGCTCGCCGCCGCGCGCCACGCCCTGGACGACACGGTGCTGCGCGCGCCCTTCGACGGGCTGGTCACCGCCCGCCACGTGGAAAACCACGAGATGGTGGCCGCCGGGCAGCTGGCCCTGGCCCTGCGCGACATCGCCGAACTGGAAATCGACACCGATGTGCCCGAGACGGACATGGCCCGCATGGCCCCGGGCCGGACGCCGGGAGCCTCCGGGGCCCCCGCTGCACAGGTCGAGTTCCTGGCCCGGCCCGGGCAGCACCATCCGGCGCGGCTCAAGGAATGGAGCGCCGAGCCGGACCCCGCCACCCGGGCCTACCGCGTGACCTTCGCCCTGCCCGCCCCCCAGGGGCTGGCCATCCTGCCGGGCATGACCTGCCAGGTGCTGCTGCCCACGGGGCCGTCGGCCCCGGGCGCCCTGAGCGTTCCGGCCTCGGCCCTGGGCGCCGCCGGGCCCAAAGCCGGGCGCTCTGCCGTCTGGGTCTTCGACCCGCAAACCGCCACGGCCACCCGGCGCGAGGTGCGCACGGGGCAACTGGTCCAGGGCTCGCGGGTGGAGGTTCTGGACGGCCTGGCCGAAGGCGAGCCGGTGGTCGCGGCGGGCGTGGACTTCATCACCGAGGGCATGGCCCTGCGGCCTCTGGGCGACGCGGGCGCGGAGCAGGCGCAATGA
- a CDS encoding TetR/AcrR family transcriptional regulator — translation MSDTHSTPKPARPAPRKRAATTYASSEKTRARLIDAAGQLAAEVGFARLTTRAVAKRAGEGIGSIHYHFRSKAGLLEAALRHALDWPRGKYQGRLAEAHGADLDDPRVQARVVRAMVRGHIEDLFDPRRPAWHQRLVNQAMQRGSALFDVVWEAFASHEAERFFRLLDHARPGMSLRRKSMAYAAMLGPILFHCDYALPIHRVIGQDGYDQDYFRELEEMIVNQTLHTLGIAAREAEQA, via the coding sequence ATGTCCGACACGCACTCCACCCCAAAACCGGCCCGCCCCGCCCCCCGCAAACGCGCCGCAACGACCTACGCCAGCAGCGAGAAAACCCGCGCGCGGCTCATCGACGCCGCCGGGCAGCTCGCCGCCGAGGTCGGCTTCGCGCGCCTGACCACGCGCGCCGTGGCCAAACGCGCCGGGGAGGGCATCGGCAGCATCCACTACCACTTCCGCAGCAAGGCGGGGCTGCTGGAAGCCGCGCTGCGCCACGCCCTGGACTGGCCCCGCGGGAAGTACCAGGGCAGGCTCGCCGAGGCCCACGGCGCCGACCTCGACGACCCCCGCGTCCAGGCCCGGGTCGTGCGCGCCATGGTGCGCGGGCACATCGAAGACCTCTTCGACCCCCGACGCCCGGCCTGGCACCAGCGCCTCGTCAACCAGGCCATGCAGCGCGGCAGCGCGCTGTTCGATGTCGTCTGGGAGGCCTTCGCCAGCCACGAGGCCGAGCGCTTCTTCCGCCTGCTGGACCACGCCCGCCCGGGCATGTCCCTGCGCCGCAAGTCCATGGCCTACGCGGCCATGCTCGGGCCCATCCTTTTCCACTGCGACTACGCCCTGCCCATCCACCGCGTCATCGGGCAGGATGGCTACGACCAGGACTATTTCCGTGAATTGGAGGAAATGATCGTGAACCAGACCTTGCACACCCTGGGCATCGCGGCCCGCGAGGCGGAACAGGCATGA
- a CDS encoding response regulator encodes MPTTQPIHILASPRPVELAPFTDELVRLGGARVIHASSAARALELAAAHAPELVVIDNNLPGMTALELAGALLHVNAMVNTALVSTLSAEDFHEASEGLGILMPLAPTPGPEDAAALVRALRAVTGD; translated from the coding sequence ATGCCCACGACCCAGCCGATACACATCCTGGCCAGCCCGCGCCCCGTGGAGCTGGCGCCCTTCACCGACGAACTGGTCCGCCTGGGCGGGGCGCGGGTCATCCACGCCTCCAGCGCCGCCCGCGCCCTGGAACTGGCCGCCGCCCACGCCCCGGAGCTGGTGGTCATCGACAACAACCTGCCCGGCATGACCGCCCTGGAACTGGCCGGGGCCCTGTTGCACGTCAACGCCATGGTCAATACGGCGCTGGTCAGCACCCTGAGCGCGGAGGATTTCCACGAGGCCAGCGAGGGCCTGGGCATCCTCATGCCCCTGGCCCCCACCCCCGGCCCCGAGGACGCCGCCGCCCTGGTGCGCGCCCTGCGCGCCGTCACCGGGGACTGA
- a CDS encoding FmdB family zinc ribbon protein, which yields MPLYDIQCRTCGALNEVIAPGDGPLPPCPACGSADTFRQLSAPSSLTGRTPKSHPGPGDTGCCGSTPGAAGCAGPGSCCGRPRG from the coding sequence ATGCCCCTGTACGACATCCAGTGCCGCACCTGCGGCGCGCTGAACGAAGTCATCGCCCCGGGCGACGGCCCCCTGCCGCCCTGTCCGGCCTGCGGCAGCGCGGACACCTTCCGCCAGCTTTCGGCCCCCAGCTCCCTGACGGGCAGGACGCCCAAAAGCCACCCCGGCCCCGGCGACACCGGCTGCTGCGGCTCGACCCCCGGCGCGGCGGGCTGCGCCGGGCCGGGCTCCTGCTGCGGGCGCCCCCGGGGCTGA
- a CDS encoding NifB/NifX family molybdenum-iron cluster-binding protein has protein sequence MDKTLIAVPSEAPGGMDAPVGAHFGHCALYTLVEVENGAVAGVRTLPNVPHQQGGCMAPVQHLAGNGVGVLIAGGLGMRPLMGFNQVGIHVFHGADAPSVGQAVDAFLRGALVEFRPEMTCGGGAH, from the coding sequence ATGGACAAGACCCTCATCGCCGTGCCCTCCGAGGCCCCCGGCGGCATGGACGCCCCCGTGGGCGCCCACTTCGGGCACTGCGCCCTGTACACCCTGGTCGAAGTGGAAAACGGCGCCGTGGCCGGGGTGCGCACCCTGCCCAACGTACCCCACCAGCAGGGCGGCTGCATGGCCCCGGTGCAGCACCTGGCCGGCAACGGCGTGGGCGTGCTCATCGCCGGGGGCCTGGGCATGCGCCCGCTCATGGGCTTCAACCAGGTGGGCATCCACGTCTTCCACGGCGCGGACGCGCCGAGCGTTGGCCAGGCCGTGGATGCCTTCCTGCGCGGCGCACTGGTCGAGTTCCGCCCCGAGATGACCTGCGGCGGCGGCGCCCACTAG
- a CDS encoding ATP-binding protein, producing the protein MREIVIISGKGGTGKTSVTGAFAALAARRGDTVTCDLDVDAPDLHLLLAPRPEREEDFISGHEARIAPALCVGCGVCTQACRFGAIREEGAVFAVDALRCEGCKVCVALCPAGAVEFPPRHCGRRAVSATRFGPMVHAQLFPGQENSGRLVSLLKTEARALAKERGLGLILCDGAPGIGCPVISSLSGVDLAVAVTEPTPSGRHDLERVAELCAHFRVPLAVLVNKADLHPGAAAELVALCRDQGHAPLGELPYDPAFVQAMVQSKVVTELPPSPTSEILAQAWEHVLRLAGRPARRAPLQPFNAQGA; encoded by the coding sequence ATACGCGAAATCGTCATCATCAGCGGCAAGGGCGGCACGGGCAAGACCTCGGTCACCGGCGCCTTCGCGGCCCTGGCCGCGCGCCGGGGCGACACCGTGACCTGCGACCTGGATGTGGACGCGCCGGACCTGCACCTCCTGCTGGCCCCGCGCCCCGAGCGCGAGGAGGACTTCATCTCCGGCCACGAGGCGCGCATCGCCCCCGCCCTGTGCGTGGGCTGCGGCGTCTGCACCCAGGCCTGCCGCTTCGGGGCCATCCGCGAGGAGGGCGCGGTGTTCGCCGTGGACGCGCTGCGCTGCGAGGGCTGCAAGGTCTGCGTGGCCCTGTGCCCCGCCGGGGCCGTGGAGTTCCCGCCGCGCCACTGCGGGCGCCGCGCCGTGAGCGCCACGCGCTTCGGGCCCATGGTCCACGCCCAGCTCTTCCCGGGGCAGGAAAACTCCGGGCGCTTGGTCAGCCTGCTCAAGACCGAGGCCCGGGCCCTGGCCAAGGAGCGCGGGCTGGGGCTCATCCTGTGCGACGGCGCCCCGGGCATCGGCTGCCCGGTGATCAGCTCGCTGTCGGGGGTGGACCTGGCCGTGGCCGTCACCGAGCCCACGCCCTCGGGCCGCCACGACCTGGAGCGCGTGGCCGAGCTGTGCGCGCACTTCCGGGTGCCCCTGGCCGTGCTGGTCAACAAGGCCGACCTGCACCCCGGGGCCGCTGCGGAGCTGGTCGCCCTGTGCCGCGACCAGGGGCACGCGCCCCTGGGCGAACTGCCCTACGACCCGGCCTTCGTCCAGGCCATGGTCCAGAGCAAGGTGGTCACCGAACTGCCACCCTCGCCGACCTCGGAAATCCTGGCCCAGGCCTGGGAACACGTTTTGCGCCTGGCCGGGCGCCCCGCCCGCCGGGCCCCCCTGCAACCATTCAACGCGCAAGGAGCATAG